The Sphingobacteriales bacterium genomic sequence TAAGTCGCGGCCACCAAAGGCAATTCTAATGGGTACGCCGCGCAACTCGTACTCGGCAAATTTAAACCCCGAACGTTTCGTGTCATCGTCATCGTATTTAACAATATAGTTTTCGCCTAATTCAGCTTTAATCCGGTTGGCTAAGGCTTGCATTTCTGGCAAGCGCGCTTGGGTATCTTTATTTATAAGTGGCACCATAACTACATGCAGGGGCGCAATTTTAGGCGGTATAACCAGCCCGTCGTCATCGCTGTGTACCATTACTAAGGCACCCATCAACCTGGTAGAAACCCCCCACGAAGTAGCCCACACATAGTCGCGTTCGCCGCTTGCGGTTAAAAACTGCACATCGAAAGCACGTGCAAAGTTTTGCCCTAAAAAGTGCGAGGTGCCCATTTGCAAAGCACGGCCATCTTGCATTAGTCCTTCGCAGGTATAGGTGTCTTCGGCTCCGGCAAAGCGCTCGTTAACACTTTTAACTCCTTTTATTACGGGTATAGCCATATAGTTTTCCATAAAATTGGCATACTCGTTTAGCATTTGCTGGGCTTCGGCAACGGCTTCGGCGGCGGTAGCGTGGGCGGTATGCCCCTCTTGCCAATGAAACTCGGCGGTGCGCAAAAACAATTTAGTGCGCATTTCCCAACGCACTACGTTAGCCCATTGGTTTATTAAAATAGGTAAGTCGCGGTACGATTGAATCCAGTCGCGGTAAGTATTCCAAATAATGGTTTCGCTGGTTGGGCGCACAATTAACTCCTCTTCCAATTTGGCTTCGGGGTCAACAATTACGCCGTTGCCATCGGGGCTATTTTTTAGGCGGTAATGCGTTACAACGGCACATTCTTTGGCAAAACCTTCAACGTGGGCGGCCTCTTTACTTAAAAAACTTTTAGGTATAAATAACGGAAAAGCAGCGTTTACATGCCCTGTTGCTTTAAAGCGGGCATCAAGTTGGTTGCGCATATTTTCCCAAATAGCATAACCGTAGGGTTTAATTACCATGCAGCCCCGAACGGCAGAGTAGTCGGCCAATCCGGCCTTAATTACTAAATCGTTGTACCATGCATTAATATCTTGTGCGCGTGGTGTAATTTCTTTTGCCATAAAATGAGAATAAATCTATAAAAATAATTGTCTTTTAAGTATGGATATAAGTATTGTTTAGATAAACCTATTATGGTAGCGCTTGAAGAGCAAAATTTAATCCGGATTAAGTAGCATTAAAGTTGTAACTTTCCTTAAAAAGGAGTCATTAACAAATTGGGCAAGTTTTCTTTTTCTCCGGATGATGAAAAAGAACTTGTTTTTTAACAAAATTTAAAAAACTTTGCAAAGATACGGTTAAACTTTTACATTTCTTTAATGTCGAACAGCATAGCTGTTAGTGTAATTTAAGGTATTGCCGAAAAAATAAGCTGGCAGCATTAATTTTATTTCACCTTATTATCATTTATATAATTTAATAAAATGAAAACTTTCATCCATCAATTAACTACTGTTTTTTTATTATTAGCCCTATTTTCAACAAGTGGTTTTGCACAAGACGATGTGTATTACAACCCTAATGGCTATGATAAAACCAATAGTAGCGATTATAGCACCTCGGAAACTGACGAAGAAGGCAACACTACCATAAATAATTACTACTACGATGACGAGGACGACGACTGGGAATACTCAAGGCGTATTAGGCGGTTTTATAATCATTGTGGTACTTGGGACTATTATAATCCATACTACACTAGTAGCTACTATTACGACCCCTTTGACTGGTATTGGGGCAGGCCAACCATAGTTTACAGTTATAGCCCATGGGGCTGGTATAATAATTGGAATTGGTATGGCTATAATCATTACAACCGCCATCATCATTATGCCCATCATTATAATAGCTGGTACTACCCAAGCTACTATAATAGTTACGACCCATGGGGCTACAACTACGGTTACGGTTACGGCTATGGTAACGTATATAATAACTATTATGGCGATGTATATTATGGCAATGGCTATAATAATGGAGACGATGGCTATAACGATGGCGGCAGATATGGCCCCAAAAATGGTTTAGGTGGCTTGGTAACTGGCCAACCCAATAACCCCGGCGGCTTACCCGGCGATGACGGCGGTGGCGGTAAAACCGACAACAATAATAATAACAACAACAATAACGACAATGCCAACAATACAAATACAGGCAAAATTAATGGCCGCCAAGGGGCCGAAGCCCAAGTGCCTAACCCAATAGTAACCGCACCAAATACCAATAACAACAACAACGACCGGGTTAATACAGGTGTTTATAACGATTTTCCGTATGCACGCCCTAAAAATACCGAACCTGTACCCAATGGCAACAACACTAATAATAACACTATAGATATGGGGCGCACGGGTAAAAACGTTGAACCTATTCGGGAGCACGACAATTCAGACAGCCAACCCGCCGTTCGTGAACAAGCTCCAAACACGCAAAACAACCAGCAAAAAATTGAAATGAATAAAAACGAAACGCCAAACTGGGGCAAACAACCTACCGAACCAGAAATAAACAACAACGATTATAGCCGCCCGCGCAATACCGAAACAAACGAACAACCGCGTTACCAAAACAACCGCAATTACGAGAGCAAAGACAGTTGGGAAAAGCCCAAAATGGAACGCAAAGAACGCCGCCAAGAAATGAATACCCCAAAACAAGAACAAAGGCGCCAACCAACCGCCGAGCCTCGCAATAACAACAACAGCATTAAAGAACGCACCGGCAAAACCGAGCGTAAAAGTAATAAACGCAACTAAAAAAACAGTTTGGCTGCGCCCCAATCAAGATAATTAGAACATATTTGCTAATTTGGGGTAACGGCACCAGTTCATTCAGTTTATTAAAGCATCAGTTAAAAGGGCAGGTAATGTAAAATGCCTGCCCTTTTAAATTTATACATAGTGGCCGATGCTAATGTTTTAAACTTTTACCAATACAAAATCCGGATAAAAACATACGCCTAAGTTAAATAATCAAGCAGTTATTTACCCCAACCCTAGCTTTACTTTACCACTCCCTACGTCTATACTAAACTATCATCTACAAAAAAACCAAGACACAAATCATTTATATTATACTATATTATCCTATGGCAACGCGCATTTTATTTTTAACAGCTATTTCGTTTTGTTTAATAGCCCTTAATATTAGCAACCTAAGCGCACAATCGGCTACCGATGCTTTGCGTTACAGCGAAACTACTTTTGGCGGAACCGCCCGCAGTATGGCCGTAGCAGGTGCTTTTGGTGCAATTGGCGCCGATTTTTCGACTGCCGCCAATAATCCATCCGGAATTGGGCTGTACCGCCGCAACGAACTTAGTTTTACCCCGTCTATATTTACCAACGCAAACGAAGTTCAGTATGTAAACTCTACCCAAAATCAAAGTGGTACCAGGTTTAATTTTACCAGCATGGGCTATGTTTTTTCGAGGCAGCCCCAAAACAATTTAGACTGGCAAAATGTAAATATAGCCATTGGCTTTAACCGCTTGGCCAACTACAACAGCAACCGAACCATGTATGGCCCCGAGGCACCCACCTCCATGACCCAGTTTTTTGCCCAACAAGGCAAAGGCTCGTATTATGGCGACCTTGGCATTGCAGCCGGCTTAGTAACGGCAACCAACAACCAGCCTCTTGCCCCACAAGGCGGCCTTTACCAGTTAGAACGCATGGAGAACAGTGGCGGGCACGACGAACTTAATTTGGCCGTTGGTGCTAACTACCGCAACAACCTGTTAATTGGTGCCTCGTTAAATATACCACTTATAAACTACAAAAACCAACTATTATTTACCGAAGACGACAAGTACAATAAATTTGGCAATTTTAGCCATTTTAACTTGCCTCGACGAAATACACGCTTCGGGCACAGGCATAAATGCTAAATTTGGAGCAACCTTTATACCCACCAATTATTTACGCATTGGTGTTGCCGCCCACACCCCCACCTATATATCTTTTGAAGATGTATATAGCACCTCCTTAACCACCCATTTAGACAATAGCAACGACACCTATGGCGACGACGACTATGGTATTTATACCTACGCCTTAGTAACCCCTTGGCGCGTTACGGGTAGCTTAGGTAGTATTTTAGGTAAAAATGGTTTTGTAAACGCCGATATAGAATTTGTTAATTACGGCAGCACTCGCTATAATTTTAACAGCTCAGATGCCAACGAAATAGAATACGAAAATTTTATAAACAGCCAAATAGAAACCGCCTACGGTAGTGCTGTTAATATAAAAGTAGGAGGCGAACTTGCCCTTAACATGTTAAGGCTTAGGGCCGGATATGCCCTTTACGGCAGTCCCTTTAAAAACCTCAACAAACAAGGCCGGCAAAACATTACCGGCGGCATTGGCTTGCGGGGTAAAAATATTTATGCCGACCTTGCCCTTGTGCATAGCTTTTACGAACGCTACTACCAACCCTACAATTTAGAAAATATAACTGTGCCAACAGCCGTTATTAACACCACTAATAATAATGCTGTTTTAACCGTAGGGTTTACTTTTTAAGCCAAGACCGCATTACCATATAGTTCGGCTTTTTGCTTCCGGATAATCCTATTCGCGGCGCATTGCCTTGAACAGAATTTATAGGATTTTTGGATTTTCAGGATTTAAGGATTGGGTTGGGTTTTCAAGCGGCTGCTAAACCCCGAAGGGGTGAAATGCTTATAAAACACAAAGAAACCAAATAAAAACTACCCCGAAGGTAGTAGTATTATTATCTTTATTACCCGAACCAAGAAGTTTCGGCAAGCTCAATTCATTGTTTGCGGAATTTTAGAAGGGGCAAGATACCCCTCCACCTAAAAAATTACCACACCACCATTTTAACCCCCTCTATCTCCGGATGGTTTTGAAGGCGGCAGTAATATATTCCGGATGTAAAGTTGGCGGTGCTGAAAGTGGTGGTTTCGCTTCCGGACAAAGGAATGGTTTTAACCAACTGCCCTTGGGTGTTGTAGATTTGTAATGCCAAGTTGGGGTCTATTAATGTAGGGTTTAGGGTTATGGTAGCGGTTTGGTAGGCGGGGTTGGGGGTTACTCCCCCTAACGCCCTTGAAGAGGGGGAATTTTCGATGCCAACGGGCCAAACGCCCATTGGCTGCCCATAAACACTAAGGTCGTTGCAAACCCAGCCATAAAGTACAACATTATAGGTGCCGTATTGGGCGTAGGTGTGTGTTAGCGTAGGCTCTTTATCGGTAGTGATGGTATCTTTTGAGCCATCGCCCCAATCAACAACATAAAAACCGCCGTCTATACTATCGGGGTAAACGTATTGGCTGGTATTTTTGAGCGTTAGGGTTAAACCCTCGTTTTGGGCAATTTCGTAGCTGGCTTGCGGCTCGGTGAGCAAGCCCATGCAGTTGGTTTTTAAAAGGTAAATACGTGCCTGAGTTGTAGTATGGGTGCGACCACAAATAGCATACCCGCCATCGCTTGTTTCAATCATGTCATAGGCATAGTCGTCTTCTTCGGGGGTGCCGTAGGTGCGCTGCCATAAAATTTTGGCTTTTTTGCTTAAACGCAATATACGAACATTTAAGGTATTGTTTTTTTCAACAACCCAACCACTTATTATAAAACCGCCATCGGGGAGGGCAAACATACCGGCTGGAGTTCCTTGATGGTTGGTATAAAAAAAATTAAACAATTCGGTTTTAAGGTCGGGGGTTAATTGCACTAACCGCCAAGCTTGTAAATCAAAAGGCACTTTATAGTCTTCAGCCATTGTAAATAAAACGGTATTTGTGGCTTTATCATATTTAACGTTTCCGGCTGCACCTTGCCCTTCATTGTTGTAAAGTTTTGAAGCTATAATTTTGCCCTCGCCATTTATTTTTAGCAATAAAGGCTCACCATCATACGCAGTATAATCAATAGTAGCAGAAACAAAGTATTCGTCGGGGACATCGGCGGGGACAATATCAATAAACCAGTTAGACGATAAATTGTACTGTTTATAAGTTTTTGACCATACAAATTTACCCATACTATCTACTTTGTATATATGTGGATATACCTCTGCAGAGTCATTTGGTTCGAAAGATTGCAATAGACCGGCTAGTAAATACCCTTTATCGGTAGTTTGGCACATGGCGTAAGCAACTTCAGAATTCTGGGTTGTTCCTATAAAATCGGTACTAATTAGTTTGTTGTTTTTTATATCGTATTTTGTAAAAAAACAATTTGCCTTGTATCCAGCATCGGTATATCCTACAATTGTACTTACATCATTATTTACAATTAAAGAACGTCCGACATGTGGATGCTCTAAACTAGTATCCGGAAAATACGATTTAAAATCTAACGAATGTATTTCTTTTCCAAACAAATCGGTTACTAAAACAAGTGGGCGCCACTCAAGGTGTGTAGTATCAAGTGTAGCACCGGTAAATACCAACTCGTTATTAGCTGTTTCGCAAACTACATTCGCGACACTTATAAGGTTATTATCTATACTAAAACTTGTTTCAAAATATTTTGGGGGTTGTGCCAACAAACTAATTAAACCAATATGTAAAAATGTTACTAAAAATATAGTTTTCATAATATTAAGCAATTAAAAGGTTTTGAATAGGATTTTTGGGGTTAAAAAATTGGTTTGGTTTGTGGTTTTTTATTCCGGAAATTGCCTGAACCACTCATGTAGCGGATTAACGGATTAGTAGGATTTCGCAATTTCCCCTCCTCGGAGGGGCAGGGGTGGGTTATTTACTTGTAGGGGCGCAGGGGTGGGTTAATCTTCCGGATGAGGGAATTAGAGGCAAATACAAGGCGGTAAGCTTACGCTTAGTATTTACCCCTGCCCTTGCTTAAAGCGCGGGAGGTGCCGGTGCGGGGGCAGTAGCAACAAAGCAAAAAATCATAGCAAATGGTGGTTATATGGTTAAATATAGCGGCAATTTACGGCATTTATTTAACTTGTATGCGTTGAGTAAAAAGATTCGTCTGAACCACTGATTTTTTTGATTATATGATTACTATTATTTTTTCCTTTTTATCCGGAAACTGTTTGAGTCGCCCGCTTTTTTTCCGGATAAAAAAAACTAAACATGGGCTTTGCAAAATAATGGCTAAGGTTGTATCTTCGCGCAAAAATTAGTTGGCAACCACATCCAAACCCTTTTTATTTACATGAATCAAATTCAACAAGTTACAGTTATTGGTGCCGGCACCATGGGCAACGGCATAGCACACGTATTTGCCCAAAATGGCCACCCCGTTACCATTGTTGACGTTAGCGAAGCTGCCTTAGAAAAAGCCATCAACACAATTGCCAATAACTTAGACCGGCAAATTGCCAAAGGCAATATTACTACTGCCGACAAAGAGAACACCCTTAAAAACCTTAAAACAAATACTAAACTTACCGAAAGTGGTATTGAACACGCCGACTTGGTTGTTGAGGCTGCCACCGAGCGCATAGACCTTAAATTGGGCATTTTTACCCAACTTGACCAACTATGTAAACCAAGCTGCATTTTGGCCTCAAACACCTCATCGCTACCTATTACCAAAATAGCCGCCGCTACCAACCGCCCCGACCGCGTAATTGGTATGCACTTTATGAACCCCGTACCCGTAATGAAATTGGTTGAAGTGATACGCGGCTACGCCACAAGCAACGAAACTACACAAACCGTAATGGAAAAATCGGTGGAGCTGGGCAAAACACCCGTAGAGGTAAACGACTACCCAGGCTTTGTTGCCAACCGCATTTTAATGCCCATGATAAACGAAGCCATCATTAGCCTGTACGAGGGTGTAGCCGGTGTAACCGAAATTGATACGGTAATGAAACTTGGCATGGCACACCCTATGGGGCCGCTTCAATTGGCCGATTTTATAGGCTTAGATGTTTGCTTAGCGATACTAAACGTATTATACACCGGATTTGGAAACCCCAAATATGCCCCCTGCCCCTTATTAGTAAATATGGTTACCGCCGGAAAATTAGGCGTAAAAACAAAAGAAGGATTTTACACTTATTCATCCGGAAACAAAGATTTGGTTGTAGCGCCTCGGTTTGCCAAATAAACAACATAAAACAAAACAGAAAAATTAGCAAAACAAAGCGAACATTATATATGGAAAGCAATATGGCTAAAAACTGGTATAAATACGCCAGCGTGATACTTATTTTGTACGGTATTTTTGCCGGATTTTTGAGCACGCCACCTCGCTTGCCCATATTAAACGAAAGCATCCGGAATTTATATTTTCATGTGCCTATGTGGTTTGCCATGATAGCCATTTACGCAACATCGGCTATGTATAGCACAAAATATCTAAGGTCGCAAAACCTAAAACACGATTTATATGCAAATGCCGCTACCATAGTTGGCAATTTATTAGGTTGGTTGGGTATGTTTACCGGCATGTTATGGGCGCGCTTTACCTGGGGCGACTGGTGGAACGGAGACGTAAAACAAATAGCCTCGTTAGTGGCTTTATGTATTTATTTGGCTTATGCCATTTTGCGCAACGCAATTGATGACGTGGACAAACGCGCCCGTATTGCCGCAGTCTATAATTTGTTTGCTTTCCCGCTGTTAATTACCCTAATTTTTATTGTGCCACGCATGTACGACTCGCTGCACCCCGGCAACGGCGGCAACCCCGCCTTTGGCGGCTACGACTTAGACCACCAAATGCGTCTTATTTTTTATCCTACTATTATTGGCTGGATATTTATGAGCTTTTGGCTGGCTAATATAGTTTGGCGTTGGTTGGTGCTCGAAAATCGGCAGTTGTTTGTTGCCCATTAGGGTTGGCGCGCAGGGCTTCTATACTTGTAAAAATAGGCTTAACCGTAAATGCAGCCGAGTAACTTTCTCGGTGGTATAATTCAATTAACCCCATGCCATTATTAAAACAATCGGTAGTGCCCGTCATGGGTTCAATGGCTATGGACTGCCTGTGTTCGGGGATATAAATTTGTACAAACGGATAAAATTCGCTGCAACCAATTTCGAGGCCCCAACCATTTGGCTTTAATAGCCGGATTGTATTGGTTGCTCCGGATTCAACAAAGGCAAAACCCGTATCAAAGTTCCAGTCTAATAAAGGTTGAGGTTCGTTAAAATGGGTAAATGTTTCAAGCTGTTTGTTTGGTATCAGGCGGTCGTTTACTCCAAGTCGCCGCACCGGCGGCAATTGAAGCAACAACTCATCTACGGGAACACCCAAGCTAAAATAAGGATGCCAGCCAAACTGCACGGGCATCTCTACCTCGTAATCCATGCCTTGAATATTGGTACTAAGGATAAAATAGCCCTGCTTGGTAATTTTATAGCTAAGACGCATATTGAATGGATAAGGGTATCCCTGATAGTTGCCAGTTCCGTAAGCAGCTTTCAGGTGTAGCTCGGCAAAATCTTGGGTGGCTTTGGTACCGGTAACATTAAAAGGCAAACTGTGGGCAAAACCATGAATGGCGTGCCCCTGCACCGAACTGTTTACAGGCAGTTGATGCATTATGCCGTTGCAAACATATTGTCCGTTATTAATACGGTTGGCAAACGGCGCCATTAAAATGCCTTTGGCCAATTCATTTGTAGCCATTTCGTCAGCAGTGCCGCACCCATCTAAAACGTTCAGCAAATGGCCGTCTATGGGCAGCCATAATTGCGTAAAATTGCCGCCATAATCCGGGGTTACAACTAATTTTATACCGTTATTGCTATGCTCGGCTACTAATTGCGTAGCTTGGCCAAACAACGCCTTATTTACCTTGAACATACTGCAAAATTGCAAAAAAAATTACAAATAGGCAAAAAAATTATATCCGGATGCACTAAAAAACCAACTATCAAAATAATCAAATAAAAGCCACAGCAAAACCATAATCGCGGGTATATTCTTCCTTTCCGGACAAAAAAATGGCGTAATTTTGCCCCTTATTGTATATCAAATGTGGTAAAGGCGAGCTTAGCAAAACAAACTCAAATCAACTCCTATCAACCAATATAGCCACAACGCAATATTAAATTTAAAAGCAAACGAATGGACAGGCATCAGTTGTCAGATGAAAACCAAACTATCAATAAAGCACAAGTATTTATACACTGGTGCACGGCTTGCTTTTTTTTACTATCCGGAGTTTTTATCACTTGTACAAACAGTATTGCCCAAACCCTACAAGTAAATCCAAGTACGGTAACAGTAGCGCCAAATAATTTTTTCGAGCTAAACTATGTAGTAGATAACGCTAATATACGCGATTTTCAGTCGCCCGATTTTGGCAATTTTAGTCTGGTAAGCGGCCCCAATCGTTCTACCCAGATGAGCATGATAAATGGCCGAACTACCATGCGCAGCAGCATAAGTTTTACTTTACAGGCAGGCAATAAAACGGGCAAATACACTATTCCGGCGGCTACAGCTATGCTCGAAGGCGGGGGCACGGTGCGTTCGGCGGCAGTAAAAGTACAAGTTGATGCCAAAGCACCGCCCTCTTCTTCTTCATCGGGGGCAGGCAGGGGGCGGCAACAAAGCCCTCAAAACCCTTTTGGGCAAAACTGGCCACCCATTTTTGGCACGCCGCCATTTAGCAACCCTCCGGCAACGCCACCAGGCGCTACTGCGCCCGGGCAGGCGAGCCCTACTACCACCATTACCAAAAAAGATATTTTTTTAAAAATAGAAATCGATACAAACACCATCTATTTAGGTCAGCAATTAGCAGTAAAATACCGCCTCTATACCAAATTAGATGCCAGCAATTATCAAATTTTAGCACAACCTGCCTTAAATGGCTTTTGGGTACAAGAAACCACGCCCAAAGTGATGCAAGCAAATAACAGGGTAAAAATTGGCAACGACACCTATACCTACTACGATTTAAAAAAATACATAGTATTTGCCCAACAAGCAGGTAATTTAAATATTGCCCCTATGTCGGCAACCGTTGACGTGCGCATACCAAACCCCAACAGCCACAGCTTTTTTAGCTTGGGCTACGATTCCGAAACAGTTTCACTCAGCAGCGACTCGTTGCAAATTACGGTGCTACCCCTGCCCGATATTAACAAGCCAAATAATTTTACCGGCGGAGTGGGCAATTTTACCGTCAATACTCGGCTTAAAGCCACACAAATTGCTGCCAACGAGCCACTCGATTTATTGCTAACCATACAAGGAACAGGCAATTTACCACTAATACAAGCACCCACACTTGAATTGCCTAAAGGTATAGAAACTTTTAATCCCGATGCCAGCGAACAAGTTTTTGCCGATGCCGACTCGTTAAAAGGTACGCGCCAGTTTAAATACACCCTTATACCGCAAAGCTCCGGAAAAATTAATTTACCCGTACTTGAGTTTAGTTATTTCGACCCCCAAACCAAACAATACCAAACCCTTCGGGGCGACAGTATTACCATTAATGTTTTACCCTCAAAAGGCACAAACGAAGCTGCCAACAACGATTTAACAACCCTTAGACCCCAGCGAAATACCGTTATAATGGGTTTGCAAAAAGTATTTTTATGGCAGTCGGCGGCTTTTTGGTTGGCATGGTTGTTGCCGTTTTTGGTGTTTGGCTTGTGGTACAAACGACAACAATACTTAATAGCTAACCAGCCTGATGCGGCCACGGTGCGCAGCAATACAGCTACCGAAAAAGCCTTAAAACGTTTGAGTGCTGCTAAACAACAGTTGGCTATGGCTAATAATAACAATAATAACGATAAAACTTTTTACGAAACACTAAGCTTGGCCTTACTACATTTTGCCGCCGATAAACTAAACTTGCCCGTAGCTAATTTATCGGCGGGGAAGGCAGCAAACTTACTTGCCCAACAAGGTTTTGATGCCCAATATATAAATGAATGGCAGCAAATTAGTCAATACTGCGAAATGGCCATTTACGCCCCAGTTAGCAGCGACCAAACTACAAAGCAGCAAATTTACGAGCAAGCGGTTGAGTTGCTTACAAAGATGGAAAAGAAATAGAACCACCCAAAGCAGCAAAATAAAAACTTGTTGCCCAACCTTGTATTTTTCCGGAAATTATTGCCTCGCACTTTTTATCCGGATAAATACTAGCAACAAATTGAACAGTTTGCTATTCAACCAAAGACCTAAACAGTGTTTTTCGCAACAAAAACTCAACCAATAAAAGAACCAACGCGATTATTACCCACCCAAAAAATTTTTCGATGTGTTTAGTAATAGTTGTTTGTTCGATCTTTGTTTTTTCAAGCTGGTCAATTTGGTCATAAATGCGGCGCAGTGCATCGTTATCGGTTGC encodes the following:
- a CDS encoding proline--tRNA ligase — encoded protein: MAKEITPRAQDINAWYNDLVIKAGLADYSAVRGCMVIKPYGYAIWENMRNQLDARFKATGHVNAAFPLFIPKSFLSKEAAHVEGFAKECAVVTHYRLKNSPDGNGVIVDPEAKLEEELIVRPTSETIIWNTYRDWIQSYRDLPILINQWANVVRWEMRTKLFLRTAEFHWQEGHTAHATAAEAVAEAQQMLNEYANFMENYMAIPVIKGVKSVNERFAGAEDTYTCEGLMQDGRALQMGTSHFLGQNFARAFDVQFLTASGERDYVWATSWGVSTRLMGALVMVHSDDDGLVIPPKIAPLHVVMVPLINKDTQARLPEMQALANRIKAELGENYIVKYDDDDTKRSGFKFAEYELRGVPIRIAFGGRDLDNGTLEIARRDTREKMVVPVEGIGQYLRDLLDDIQQNLFNKAMAYRQANSCQANSWDEFKIAIGKGGFVMAHWDGTTQTEEAIKAETKATIRCIPLNNPLEDGVCVYSGKPSTQRVIFARAH
- a CDS encoding T9SS type A sorting domain-containing protein; this encodes MKTIFLVTFLHIGLISLLAQPPKYFETSFSIDNNLISVANVVCETANNELVFTGATLDTTHLEWRPLVLVTDLFGKEIHSLDFKSYFPDTSLEHPHVGRSLIVNNDVSTIVGYTDAGYKANCFFTKYDIKNNKLISTDFIGTTQNSEVAYAMCQTTDKGYLLAGLLQSFEPNDSAEVYPHIYKVDSMGKFVWSKTYKQYNLSSNWFIDIVPADVPDEYFVSATIDYTAYDGEPLLLKINGEGKIIASKLYNNEGQGAAGNVKYDKATNTVLFTMAEDYKVPFDLQAWRLVQLTPDLKTELFNFFYTNHQGTPAGMFALPDGGFIISGWVVEKNNTLNVRILRLSKKAKILWQRTYGTPEEDDYAYDMIETSDGGYAICGRTHTTTQARIYLLKTNCMGLLTEPQASYEIAQNEGLTLTLKNTSQYVYPDSIDGGFYVVDWGDGSKDTITTDKEPTLTHTYAQYGTYNVVLYGWVCNDLSVYGQPMGVWPVGIENSPSSRALGGVTPNPAYQTATITLNPTLIDPNLALQIYNTQGQLVKTIPLSGSETTTFSTANFTSGIYYCRLQNHPEIEGVKMVVW
- a CDS encoding 3-hydroxybutyryl-CoA dehydrogenase, encoding MQQVTVIGAGTMGNGIAHVFAQNGHPVTIVDVSEAALEKAINTIANNLDRQIAKGNITTADKENTLKNLKTNTKLTESGIEHADLVVEAATERIDLKLGIFTQLDQLCKPSCILASNTSSLPITKIAAATNRPDRVIGMHFMNPVPVMKLVEVIRGYATSNETTQTVMEKSVELGKTPVEVNDYPGFVANRILMPMINEAIISLYEGVAGVTEIDTVMKLGMAHPMGPLQLADFIGLDVCLAILNVLYTGFGNPKYAPCPLLVNMVTAGKLGVKTKEGFYTYSSGNKDLVVAPRFAK
- the ccsA gene encoding cytochrome c biogenesis protein CcsA; translated protein: MAKNWYKYASVILILYGIFAGFLSTPPRLPILNESIRNLYFHVPMWFAMIAIYATSAMYSTKYLRSQNLKHDLYANAATIVGNLLGWLGMFTGMLWARFTWGDWWNGDVKQIASLVALCIYLAYAILRNAIDDVDKRARIAAVYNLFAFPLLITLIFIVPRMYDSLHPGNGGNPAFGGYDLDHQMRLIFYPTIIGWIFMSFWLANIVWRWLVLENRQLFVAH
- a CDS encoding aldose 1-epimerase: MFKVNKALFGQATQLVAEHSNNGIKLVVTPDYGGNFTQLWLPIDGHLLNVLDGCGTADEMATNELAKGILMAPFANRINNGQYVCNGIMHQLPVNSSVQGHAIHGFAHSLPFNVTGTKATQDFAELHLKAAYGTGNYQGYPYPFNMRLSYKITKQGYFILSTNIQGMDYEVEMPVQFGWHPYFSLGVPVDELLLQLPPVRRLGVNDRLIPNKQLETFTHFNEPQPLLDWNFDTGFAFVESGATNTIRLLKPNGWGLEIGCSEFYPFVQIYIPEHRQSIAIEPMTGTTDCFNNGMGLIELYHRESYSAAFTVKPIFTSIEALRANPNGQQTTADFRAPTNAKLY
- a CDS encoding protein BatD, encoding MDRHQLSDENQTINKAQVFIHWCTACFFLLSGVFITCTNSIAQTLQVNPSTVTVAPNNFFELNYVVDNANIRDFQSPDFGNFSLVSGPNRSTQMSMINGRTTMRSSISFTLQAGNKTGKYTIPAATAMLEGGGTVRSAAVKVQVDAKAPPSSSSSGAGRGRQQSPQNPFGQNWPPIFGTPPFSNPPATPPGATAPGQASPTTTITKKDIFLKIEIDTNTIYLGQQLAVKYRLYTKLDASNYQILAQPALNGFWVQETTPKVMQANNRVKIGNDTYTYYDLKKYIVFAQQAGNLNIAPMSATVDVRIPNPNSHSFFSLGYDSETVSLSSDSLQITVLPLPDINKPNNFTGGVGNFTVNTRLKATQIAANEPLDLLLTIQGTGNLPLIQAPTLELPKGIETFNPDASEQVFADADSLKGTRQFKYTLIPQSSGKINLPVLEFSYFDPQTKQYQTLRGDSITINVLPSKGTNEAANNDLTTLRPQRNTVIMGLQKVFLWQSAAFWLAWLLPFLVFGLWYKRQQYLIANQPDAATVRSNTATEKALKRLSAAKQQLAMANNNNNNDKTFYETLSLALLHFAADKLNLPVANLSAGKAANLLAQQGFDAQYINEWQQISQYCEMAIYAPVSSDQTTKQQIYEQAVELLTKMEKK